GCGAAGTCCTGAAAATCATGAGGGACTTGGCAAACGATGGCATGACCATGCTGGTGGTGACTCACGAAATGGGCTTTGCCCGTGAAGTGGCTAACCGCGTGCTGTTCTTTGCCGACCAGGTCATCAAGGAAGACGGCACTCCCGCTGAAATCTTTGACAACCCCAAGGATCAGCGTTTGAAGGATTTTTTGGCGGCGATTAAGAAGTAGTGCGACGGCTAATCTCGCTCACCACGGGTTGCATTTTCTCGCGAATCAGTTGAACAACTACTGGGAATTCAAGAGGTTTATTCCACTTGATTCTTCTGAGAAAACCCTTCCAAAATCTGTTGCGAATAGGGTCGTTTGCAAAATCATCGGTGAAGGCGATGATGTCTTGCGGAACGGTTGTTTGCCGATTGTCAAACGTGTTGATGATTGCCTGCTTTAATGTTGTGGAGTCAATTTTTTGATTTGAAAGAATTTGATAGGAGTCAAAGAAATCTTTCATTCTGCTGTTTGCGTTTTCCAAAACAACCATTGCGTGAAATTTTTCGGCAAGGACTGTTTCTAGAGAATAGGCAAAAAGGTTTGTTTCGGGAATATTGGACAACAATGCTGGATAGGTTATTCTGATTGGTTCCGGAGTGACAACATCTCCAAATCCAAGGTCAATAGAAATTCTTTGCACGATGGTATCTAGGTGTGCGAGAAATTGAACTCGAACGCCCTTGTATTCTTTGTTTACCATGATGTCTTCTGTGGATATGCTTTGAATATCAAAGGTGATCCCGTCTTCTTGGCAGACTTGCGAGCAGATGTTTGTGAATACTTTTTTTACTTCGGTTTTGTCGGACTTAATTCGCGTTCCAAGAAAATCAATATCTACGGTTGGACGGGATCCGAATTTTTCGTAGGCAAAGAGTAGTGCACCGCCTTTTAGGTACAGCGAGGTTGCGTATTTGCTAATGGATACCCTGTACAAGAATCTTTCGTGGATGAAACGGATGAGAATTTGCTGGTAGTTTAGATTCTCTTTTCTTGTGAGTCCGAGAAGTCTATTACGAATGGATTTGTCCACGAATTTGACCATACTATAGGATTACCTCCAAATAAGACTTGACGGTTTTTTCGACGCGCAATTTTTTTGCTGTTTCCAAAAGCTTTGAAATCTTTTTATCGGGACGTTGCAGGTAACTGCGAAATATTTCGGAACTGAGGTCCAAACCGATTTTATTGCGATACTTGATGGCGTCGCAAACGGATCTTTCTATATCGGTGATGTGGACAGAATGTCCTTCGATGTTTGTTTGCTCAATGCCGAACTCGAATAGTTTTTCGGACCAGTAATACAGTTCTACTGAAATCGGTGATGATAGAACGACTTTTCGCTTTCTTTCGATTGCGATATTGTATGCG
This sequence is a window from Fibrobacter sp. UWEL. Protein-coding genes within it:
- a CDS encoding nucleotidyl transferase AbiEii/AbiGii toxin family protein, with the protein product MVKFVDKSIRNRLLGLTRKENLNYQQILIRFIHERFLYRVSISKYATSLYLKGGALLFAYEKFGSRPTVDIDFLGTRIKSDKTEVKKVFTNICSQVCQEDGITFDIQSISTEDIMVNKEYKGVRVQFLAHLDTIVQRISIDLGFGDVVTPEPIRITYPALLSNIPETNLFAYSLETVLAEKFHAMVVLENANSRMKDFFDSYQILSNQKIDSTTLKQAIINTFDNRQTTVPQDIIAFTDDFANDPIRNRFWKGFLRRIKWNKPLEFPVVVQLIREKMQPVVSEISRRTTS